A stretch of DNA from Pirellulales bacterium:
TTTGAACATCGAGCACTGACCGGCGAGTGTCGCCGAACTCATTTTGTCGCTCATCGTTTGCCGCTCATCTCTCAAAACTCCGACCTTGCCGGTGTGCCACCCTTGGAGGAAATTGTTTGGCTACTGTCACTGCGAAAGAACTTATCGAAGCGGGCGTTCATTTTGGCCATCGCGCCAGCCGCTGGAATCCCAAAATGCGGCCGTACATTCATGGCCGTCGCAACGCGATTCATATCATTGATGTCCGCGAAACGCTACGCGGATTGCTGCGCGCGAAAAAGTATCTCAAACAGGTCGCCGCGAATGGCAGCCTCATTCTCTTCGTCGGCACCAAACGACAAGCCACGGAGCCGGTTGGCCGCGAGGGTGCTCGATCTGGAATGCCGTTCGTCGCCGATCGCTGGCTCGGCGGCACGCTCACCAACTTCCGCACGATTCGCAATCGCCTGACGCGCCTGGAAGAATTGGAAAAACTGATGGGGTCGGCAGAGTTCGATGCATATAGCAAGAAAATGCAATCGGCGCTCAAGCGCGAACATCGCAAGATGTTTCGCAATTTGAACGGTATTCGCACCCTGAATCGCAAGCCGGAATGTCTTGTCATCATCGATCCGAAAAAGGAGCACAATGCGGTTCGGGAAGCCAACAAGCTTGGCATTACGACCGTGGCCTTGATCGACACCGATTGCGATCCGGACAAAGTCGACCTGCCGATTCCCGGCAACGACGATAGCATTCGGTCGATCGAACTCGTCATGCAACAGCTTGCCGATGCCGTGCTGGAAGGCAAGAACAATGCCGCCACCTTGCGGCAGGAAAAGACCGAAGGCATGATGGCCGCCGTCAGCGTCGGCGGCGGAGAAGAATAGCGAATGGCGGTTGACGGCGTGTGGAAAGCGGTACGCGGCAGATAACGATTGGTCGAGTCGCCGCGTATTTTCAGCCATTAGCTTCGCGATTGCCGCCCACGGTCTACTGCCTGTTGCCTACTAAACCGGAGTTTCAAAATATGCCTGAAATTACAGCCGCCGCGGTGAAATCGCTGCGCGAGAAGACGGATCTGCCGATGATGGACTGCAAGCAAGCGCTCGCCGCCTGTAATGGAGATGAGCAGGCCGCGATCGAGTATCTGCGAAAGCAGGGAAAAAAGTTCATGGGTGGACGCAGCGAGCGCGAGACTTCGGCTGGTCGAATCGCTCTGTACGCCGATATGTCGAAAGGCGTTGGCGCCATGATCGAACTGCGCTGCGAGAGCGCCCCGGTTGCCAATAACGAGGAGTTCGTCGCATTATCGAGCAACCTGGCGCGGCAACTTGCGATCGGTCCCGGTGCAAAAACGCCCGACGAGCTTTGGAAACAAAAATCTCCAAGCGGATCGGGAAGCACGCTGGAAGAGGAAAAAGACGATCTGTCGAACAAGATTCGTGAAGTGTTCAACTTGGCGCGAATTGTGCGATTCGACGGTCCAGCGGGTGGCTATGTCCATCACAACGCCGCGAGCGGCGTGCTGATCGAAGTCGATGGCGGGAATGCGGAAGTCGTCAAAGACATTGCCATGCACACGGCTGCCATGCGCCCCGCCGCCGTCACGAAGGAGGAATTGGATCCTGCGCTGGTGGCCAAAGAGCGAGAAATCTTGACGGAAGCTGCCCGCCAGGAAGGCAAGCCGGAGAACATTCTCGGCAAAATGGTCGAAGGCCGCATGCGGAACTTTTACAGCGAGCGGGTGCTGTTGGAACAGCCCTTCGTCAAGGACGATAAGAAAACGGTCGGTCAACTGGCCAAAGAAGCCAAGCTGACCATCAAGAGACTCGTTCACTGGGAACTCGGAAAGTAGCATGCCTACCGCCGCTGCATTAGAGAAGCCGCGCCGCATCGTACTGAAGCTTTCGGGAGAAAGTTTTTGCCGCGCGGGTGAGCGCGGTATCAGCATGGGCGAAGTGCTGCACGTCGCCAAGCAGACGATTCAGGCTAGCAAGCGCGGCGTGCAAATTGCGATCGTCATCGGCGGCGGGAATATCTTGCGCGGCGCTCAATTCATCGCCGGCACCAGCGGCATTCAAGAGGCCACGGCCCACTATATGGGTATGTTGGCCACGGTCATCAATGGCTTGGCGCTGCAAGATGGATTGGAATCGCTCGGCGCGGAAACCCGCTTGCTGACCGCCATTCGAATGGATGGAGTCGCCGAGCCTTATATCCGTCGTCGCGCTCGCCGGCATCTGGAAAAAGGGCGAATTGTCATTTTGGCCGCGGGCACGGGGAGCCCCTTTGTCACGACCGACACCGCTGCCGCGCAGCGAGCCTTGGAGCTTGAGGCCGACATCTTGATCAAGGCGACCCGCGTAGACGGCGTCTACAGCGACGATCCGGAAAAAAACCCGCACGCACTTTTGTATAGCGAGCTTACCTATCATCAAGTGCGCGAGCAAAACCTGCGCGTGATGGACCCGACCGCGATCACTCAGTGCATGGAGCACGACATGCCGATTTTGGTGTTTAACTACAAGCATGAAGGCAACATCGAACGGGCAGTCTGCGGCGAGCGGGTGGGCACCATGATTTCGAGCCAGCGGAACGAAAAAGTGGCGAAGTAATGATGTTGTCAAAGGTTCGTGGTCAGTTGTCAATGATTAGGCAACTGGCAACTGGCGACTGACCGAGGAAAAATCTATGTCCGCCGAAGAAATTCTGTTCGATGTTGAAGAGCGGATGGAAAAAGCCGTCGAAGTGTTCAAACACGCCTTAGCCGGCATTCGCACGGGGCGGCCGAACCCTGGGCTGGTTGATTCGCTGCGGGTCGAGGCGTACGGGTCGCTGACGCCGATGAAATCGTTGGGCCAGGTCGGCGTGCAAGAAATGCAGATCGTCATCCGCCCCTTCGACCCCGGCACGATCAAGGACATCGAAAAAGCGATTCGCACCAGCGATCTCGGGTTTAACCCGTCGAACGACGGCCGCGTGATTCGCATCAATGTGCCACCACTGTCAACCGACGTTCGTCGCAAACTGGTCGCCCGCATCAAAGAACTGGCCGAAGAAGCCCGCGTTTCGCTCCGCAATGTGCGCCGCGATGGCAACAAAGCCGCCGACGATGCCGAAAAGGGCAAGTCTCTTACGGAAGATGCATGCAAAAAGGCGAAAGACGACATTCAAGAGTTCACCAAGCAATACGAGGCGAAAGTGAACGACCTAGCCAAGGCGAAGGAAACGGAAGTGATGGAGGAATAGCCTGAATCGTCGAATTATTCGGTGGCTGTTTCTTACTGCAGGGGACTTTCTGATCGACGATGAAGGCTTTCCAGGGCGAGCGAGGCCGAACAGCTTGGTTGCCAACAGGATTTGAATTCGCGGAGCACGTGGTCACGATCCGCCGCGAAGGAAAAAGGAAGTAGGATCGTGTTGGCGCCAGCCAAACCAATGGCATGGCCGAAAAGCTTCCTTGAGCCATTCCGCATCGACGATCCAAAGCTCCAAAGAGTGAATTCGGCTAGGTGCTCGTCGCGGCCAATATGAGCGACTACTGACGAGTTTCACGACAAGTCATTGAACGTTGGCGAGTGTGGCGCCAGACATGCCTATCCCCCTAGCCTTCCCATCTTCTCTTGACTGCCACGATGGGTCGAGCCTATAGTTCCGCCCGGATTCGGCGGAGGCGGCAATAGCACGCCTTCCGATCAGGTCCAGATTCTTTTACGGTTGATGGAGAAACCGGCATGGCAAGCAGGGATGGCTCGCCTGAAGTTGTGACTTCAGGACAGATCAAGCGTCGCCTCAAAGTGGCGGTCGGCGCACTGGCAGTTGTCGCAGTATGTCTAGTTTTTCGATCCATTGGCGGACGCGAACGAGTAGGTGCGCAGGTTCCTGGTGACCGAAATGAAGCCGTGGCGACGGACAATGCGCCCGTGCCGCGACAGGGCGGCAATCAAGCGCCAGCGCAAAGCGGCGGCACATCGTCGCAGCAGAAAATCGTTGCGATCGTCAATGCGGAAGAAATCCACCGGGAGCAGCTTGCTCAAGAAGCACTCGCTCAATTCGGCAAGGACGTTCTCGAAGGCCTCAAGACAAAATACCTAATTTCGTCCTATGCGAAGCGCGTGGGAGTTACCGTAACGTCCCAAGAAGTGGATGAGGAAATCACGCGAATGTCGCGCAAGTTTGCCATTCCTCCCGATCAGTGGCTGAAAATGATTCAGGACGAACGGGGAATCAAGCCAGAGCGATATGCAGAAGATATTATTCGCCCAACGCTGATTCTACGAAAATTGGCTGCCAATCGGATCCAGCCGACGGAAAATGAGATTGAAGAAGCCTACCAAACCCAATTCGGCCCGGCGGTCAAAGCCCGCATTATCGTTCTCGAAAACCTCGACGAGGCCAAGCAGGTGCTTGCCGAGGCGAAACAGAATCCTGACGGCTTCGGCAAACTGGCCAAGGACAAGAGTCGCGACCCCAATAGCGCCAGTCTGCAAGGCCTGATTCCACCGATCCGTCACGGGTTAGGCGATCCGGCGCTCGAAAAAGTCGCCTTTCAATTGAAGGAAGGAGAAATTTCGCCGATTGTCGATGTCGCCAGCCAGTTCGTCATCTTGAAATGCGAAGGCCGCGCTCAAACCCGCGGCGCACCGCCGCGCGAACAGGTCCGCGGCCGACTGGAAGAGTTTGTTCGCGACAAGAAACTTCGCACTTCCGCGGGAGAGCTGTTCCAACGCTTGGAGAAAGAAACCGAAGTGCTGACGATCTACAAAGACCCGCAAATGGCGTCGAAAATGCCTGGCATTGCCGCTTCGATTGGCGGACAGACCATCACCATGCGCGAATTGGCCGAAGCATGCATTAGCCGTCATGGCGAAGAAGTGCTCGACGTGATGATCAATCGCAGGCTGCTGGATCAAGAACTGAAACAGCGGCGAATCAGCGTCCATCAGCAACAGCTCGACGCTGAAATCGCCCATTCTGCCCTGCGGGCCGGCAAGCTCACCAAGAACGGCAAGCCCGACACCGATGGATGGCTTAAAATTGTCGTTGGTCAACAAGGCATCCCGCTCGAAAAATATATCCGCGACTCCGTATGGCCCAGCGCAGCATTGAAGCTGCTGGTGGCTGACAAAGTTAAAGTCACGGAAGAGGACATCGAACGGGGTTATAAGGCCAATTATGGAGCAAAAGCGCAAGTGCGGGCTATCGTGCTCGATAGTCAGCGCCGCGCGCAAGACGTGTGGCAACAGGCGCGCGACAACCCGACCGTCGAATTTTTTGGCCAATTGGCGGAACAGTTTTCGATGGAGCCGGCCAGCAAAGCCAACTCCGGCCGCGTGCCGCCCATTCAACAATGTGGCGGGCAGCCCGAACTCGAAAAGGAGGCGTTTGCCCTTCAACCGGGCGAAATCTCCGCCATCGTGCAAGTGCAAGACAAATTCGTCATCTTGTACTTGGAGAAATTTTCCGACCCGGTGAAAATCAAGCGCGAAGAAGTCCAGAGTCTGATTGCCGAAGATGTTTACGAAAAAAAACTGCGCTACGAGATGACGAAGGAATTTGACCGTATTAAAGACCAAGCCAACATCGATAATTTCCTGGCCGGAACAACGCACTCGCCCGAAAGAAAAATGCTCGGCAAGCGCGATGGCCCGAATCGCGGCGGATCGCCGCAGCAATTGCCCGCTTCGACGCCATCGGTCGCTGGCGGCCAAGGCCCGGCGGCGGGTGGAAACATTCGAGCCGGCTATGAGGCGGCGGCCCAGCCTCAACGCGGCCCCGCGGCGGCGGATCCTCGCGCGGGTACTGTCCGGCAGCGATAAATCGTTGGTGGCCGGTTTCCGCAATCGCTTCGCGCGGCTATTCTTAATGGTATGCGATTGTGCCAGCGCCAGGGTATGAACCTTGGACAATTCGCGGGGCGCAAAACTCGCATTCTTTCCAGCCGTCGCCGCATGACTCAGTTCAACGAAAACGAAGATCCGATCGACGACGTTCGCCCGTTCCAGATTCAATTGGCGGAGCGAATGAAGCGGCTGCCGGCGTATCTATTCGCGCGGCTGAACCAGTCGATGTATCAAAAGCGCCGGACTGGCGAAGATGTGATCGACATGGGCATGGGCAACCCAACCGATCCCCCGGCCGATTTGATTATCGAAAAGCTCGCCGAGGCGGCCCGCGATCCGAAAAATCATGGTTATAGCCCTT
This window harbors:
- the rpsB gene encoding 30S ribosomal protein S2; this translates as MATVTAKELIEAGVHFGHRASRWNPKMRPYIHGRRNAIHIIDVRETLRGLLRAKKYLKQVAANGSLILFVGTKRQATEPVGREGARSGMPFVADRWLGGTLTNFRTIRNRLTRLEELEKLMGSAEFDAYSKKMQSALKREHRKMFRNLNGIRTLNRKPECLVIIDPKKEHNAVREANKLGITTVALIDTDCDPDKVDLPIPGNDDSIRSIELVMQQLADAVLEGKNNAATLRQEKTEGMMAAVSVGGGEE
- the tsf gene encoding translation elongation factor Ts — translated: MPEITAAAVKSLREKTDLPMMDCKQALAACNGDEQAAIEYLRKQGKKFMGGRSERETSAGRIALYADMSKGVGAMIELRCESAPVANNEEFVALSSNLARQLAIGPGAKTPDELWKQKSPSGSGSTLEEEKDDLSNKIREVFNLARIVRFDGPAGGYVHHNAASGVLIEVDGGNAEVVKDIAMHTAAMRPAAVTKEELDPALVAKEREILTEAARQEGKPENILGKMVEGRMRNFYSERVLLEQPFVKDDKKTVGQLAKEAKLTIKRLVHWELGK
- a CDS encoding UMP kinase, giving the protein MPTAAALEKPRRIVLKLSGESFCRAGERGISMGEVLHVAKQTIQASKRGVQIAIVIGGGNILRGAQFIAGTSGIQEATAHYMGMLATVINGLALQDGLESLGAETRLLTAIRMDGVAEPYIRRRARRHLEKGRIVILAAGTGSPFVTTDTAAAQRALELEADILIKATRVDGVYSDDPEKNPHALLYSELTYHQVREQNLRVMDPTAITQCMEHDMPILVFNYKHEGNIERAVCGERVGTMISSQRNEKVAK
- the frr gene encoding ribosome recycling factor; this encodes MSAEEILFDVEERMEKAVEVFKHALAGIRTGRPNPGLVDSLRVEAYGSLTPMKSLGQVGVQEMQIVIRPFDPGTIKDIEKAIRTSDLGFNPSNDGRVIRINVPPLSTDVRRKLVARIKELAEEARVSLRNVRRDGNKAADDAEKGKSLTEDACKKAKDDIQEFTKQYEAKVNDLAKAKETEVMEE
- a CDS encoding peptidylprolyl isomerase, which gives rise to MASRDGSPEVVTSGQIKRRLKVAVGALAVVAVCLVFRSIGGRERVGAQVPGDRNEAVATDNAPVPRQGGNQAPAQSGGTSSQQKIVAIVNAEEIHREQLAQEALAQFGKDVLEGLKTKYLISSYAKRVGVTVTSQEVDEEITRMSRKFAIPPDQWLKMIQDERGIKPERYAEDIIRPTLILRKLAANRIQPTENEIEEAYQTQFGPAVKARIIVLENLDEAKQVLAEAKQNPDGFGKLAKDKSRDPNSASLQGLIPPIRHGLGDPALEKVAFQLKEGEISPIVDVASQFVILKCEGRAQTRGAPPREQVRGRLEEFVRDKKLRTSAGELFQRLEKETEVLTIYKDPQMASKMPGIAASIGGQTITMRELAEACISRHGEEVLDVMINRRLLDQELKQRRISVHQQQLDAEIAHSALRAGKLTKNGKPDTDGWLKIVVGQQGIPLEKYIRDSVWPSAALKLLVADKVKVTEEDIERGYKANYGAKAQVRAIVLDSQRRAQDVWQQARDNPTVEFFGQLAEQFSMEPASKANSGRVPPIQQCGGQPELEKEAFALQPGEISAIVQVQDKFVILYLEKFSDPVKIKREEVQSLIAEDVYEKKLRYEMTKEFDRIKDQANIDNFLAGTTHSPERKMLGKRDGPNRGGSPQQLPASTPSVAGGQGPAAGGNIRAGYEAAAQPQRGPAAADPRAGTVRQR